A DNA window from Gemmatimonadota bacterium contains the following coding sequences:
- the pilM gene encoding type IV pilus assembly protein PilM, with protein MRSMGFFNRNRTTVGLDIGSGLIKMVVVSHGSGEPILSKVGMRALVDDAIVEGEVMDPGIVAEAVRGLFQELGIKPKNVVTAVGGRDVIIKKIPMDRMKESEARELIRWEAEQHVPFDMDNVELDFQILDPEAEGLQMSVLLVAAKRELVATKVSLLKDIGIEPSVIDVDAFALHNAFEINYPDAMKGIVGLVNIGHEITNVNILDDGVPVLTRDLPLGTRRFREDLQRERGLSSDEAHKLLQGFEASDILTPFLLSRGEELAVGVERAAGFLQASSRLFLSGGGARIPGLAKVLGERLKMPVQLANPLERIQVADGVFDSMNVDEVAPLLMLPVGLALRQAA; from the coding sequence GTGCGAAGTATGGGATTTTTCAACCGCAATAGGACCACGGTCGGCCTCGACATCGGGAGCGGACTCATCAAGATGGTGGTGGTCTCGCATGGGTCCGGCGAGCCGATTCTCTCCAAGGTGGGCATGCGAGCGCTGGTTGACGACGCGATCGTCGAGGGCGAAGTCATGGATCCAGGGATCGTCGCGGAGGCGGTTCGCGGCTTGTTCCAGGAGCTTGGCATCAAGCCCAAGAACGTCGTCACCGCGGTCGGTGGCCGGGACGTGATCATCAAGAAGATTCCGATGGACCGGATGAAGGAAAGCGAAGCCCGCGAACTGATCCGCTGGGAAGCGGAGCAGCACGTGCCGTTCGACATGGACAACGTCGAACTCGACTTCCAGATCCTCGATCCTGAGGCCGAGGGTCTGCAGATGTCGGTGCTCCTGGTGGCGGCCAAGCGGGAATTGGTCGCAACCAAGGTGTCGCTGTTGAAAGACATCGGGATCGAGCCATCGGTCATCGACGTCGATGCCTTCGCGCTCCACAATGCCTTCGAAATCAACTATCCCGATGCCATGAAGGGCATCGTCGGTCTGGTCAATATCGGCCACGAAATCACCAACGTGAACATCCTCGACGACGGGGTTCCGGTGCTGACCCGCGATCTGCCGCTGGGCACCCGGCGGTTCCGCGAGGATCTCCAGCGGGAACGCGGTCTGTCGTCCGATGAGGCGCACAAGCTGCTCCAAGGTTTCGAAGCCTCCGACATTCTGACCCCATTCTTGCTGAGCCGGGGCGAGGAGTTGGCGGTCGGGGTGGAACGAGCCGCCGGGTTCCTCCAGGCGTCGAGCCGGTTGTTCCTCTCCGGTGGCGGCGCTCGGATTCCCGGTCTGGCCAAGGTGCTCGGTGAACGGCTCAAGATGCCGGTGCAGTTGGCGAACCCGCTCGAGCGGATCCAAGTGGCCGATGGGGTGTTTGATTCGATGAACGTGGATGAAGTGGCGCCGCTGCTCATGCTGCCCGTCGGCCTTGCCTTGCGGCAGGCGGCGTGA